The genomic segment TGTTATTTTCAAGAACTCGCCCTTTTGGAATATACACCCCGTGTATTGCAGGTAATAGCATTGCATTTCCCGGGTTTTAACTACCAAAATTATTGGTCAAATTTAGAGATCATAATAAACTGTTGTTAGAAAGATAATTTACTGCGCCAGTGATTGTATGTGATTTAGTTTTAATAAACTGAAGAATATCGAGAGAGCTGTCTTAAAATTTATGCTGTGTGTTGTCGTGCCAAATTAATTTTGATATCCCTTTCCTTTTATTTGGGTTTAAATTTAGAGTCTTGAAATTCTAAAACAGAGAGTATCTGGTTTAACTTTTTAAGTAATTTCTTTTCACTATTTTCAGCTATGTTGTCGTTCAATATGTTACCATCCTGGCTCCTGCGGACTCTCCCAACACCGATGGAATTGATCCAGGTAAGATATGTCAAGAAATTGATTGGAACTCACGTTTTTTATGAAGTATTTCTTTCATGGTTTATTTATTCCGCATGAAATATGACTAATATTCTATATTACTTTTGTTTTGCCTATTTCATGATATAGACTCGAGCTCTCATGTATGCATCGAGGACTCCTACATATCTACAGGAGATGACCTCGTAGCGGTGAAGAGTGGGTGGGATGAATATGGAATCGCTTATAATCGCCCTAGTCAAGGTATAACAATTAGACGAGTAACTGGTTCGTCACCATTTGCCGGAATTGCTGTTGGAAGTGAAACCTCCGGTGGAGTCCAGGACGTATTAGCAGAGCACATAAGTCTGTTCAATATGGGAGTCGGGATCCATTTGAAAACCAATGTAGGCCGAGGAGGAATCATACGAAACATCACTTTCTCTAATATTTACATAGAGAATGCACGAAAGGGGATCAAGATCTCGGGGGATGTTGGAGACCACCCTGACGAGAACTATAATCCTAATGCTCTCCCAACTTTGAAAGACATCACGATCAAGGACGTGTGGGGAGAGAAGGTTCTACAACCCGGTTTGATTCACGGGctgaagaatgcaccatttactGGGATCTGTCTTTCGAATATCGATCTTCGTGGATCCCCGGGTTCTAGAAATCTTCCATGGCAGTGCTCTGATGTGAGTGGAGCCGCGGTTGAAGTGAGCCCATGGCCATGTTCTGAACTGACCAGCAGTCAGCAGCTAGGTGCTTGTTCTTCTTCTTTCTGAGAGTTGGTGAAATTTGTTTAATcttttgattaaaattataTGGTAAATTATGGTTATTTCAATGTATCAAGGAAGGGATTTGAGTGGCTATGTATCAATATTTGAGTTTCTCATTAACATTATGTTTTTTTACCTCCGGAGATTCTATGGGAAATTGGAAACGTCGAAGTGAGCTGTGGCTGGTTACGAGGACTTTTTGTTTGCacacaaaattatttttccaGTCTGAATATGGTATATTGccatattggtgttatttggtCGTGAGAAAGAACAAGGAAACAAATTAAGCTCCTAGTTAACAAATTAATAGTAGttaaatacttttttttttttttataggagAAATAAGATATTATGTATTAAATAAACAGTACTTACATCCATCAACCACGATGGATAAAAATCCTCCATCAACATGAACGAAAAGGATGAGATAATAAAGCAAAATGCGCTAAAAGAGGttaaattgaaattgaattGTTGGATTAATATGAATATTTTTAGATTTGTTTGTTATTTTCATATTGAAGTTAGTTTTTTTCTTATCAAATGAATTAGATTTAATTTTGTGTTGTAACAAGTTTATTTTTTCCTATAGTTatgtcttttttaaaaaaatctttgTAATGCATCTATAAAGTGTACGCATAAGATGAATCATCGTATTTTGATCTCATAATTCTTATATGGTATCAGTTGTCATTCATATCTcatctaatttttttattaaattgcaTACTTTTCCATCGATTTTCTTCATCATAGTTGACAAAAAACATCTCCAACCTCCTCAGTTCCTATCAAAACATTATTCATCACTACGACAAACCTTCTCAACTATTCTTGTTACTCCTTATTGACAGGAAACAATTATGGCTCATGGAGCTGTGCGGTAGCGATGACATTCCATACTCAAACAAGTTTTGCTTTGTCAGTGGTCTCTTACAATGCCACAAAAAAAGATAATTTTTCCACCTGAGAATGGTGTAATGACTTAATGGGGAGTTGGATTCTCACAAAATTTTTGAATTAAAATTGTTCAACTAATTTTTTCAatgttaaattaaaatatatgtatagGAAGTTGGCAATTTACTTTAACTGCACAGGATGAGATGATCTTTCATTTTGCGTTTTCGGATCCACAAatcttaataatattatttacttgtgcatttttttaataaaatattgtcaATGAATTTGAAAGTGATCCACGTGCAGTTACTTAAAGGAATTGGAATACATGTACCCGTATTGGGTTCCAAATAAGAATGTTCTGATTGTctatatttgatttttattactatagataaattaataaacatattttttactacaaaatttttcttaaaaatcatataatatatcTATTAATttcatatcataataatatcCTTTGGTTCTGATATCAAGAtatagtgtatatatatatgtagatTGTCTATATCTATTCGTTTCATACCATAATATCCTAATGTCCTTTGGCTTCAAATAACATCTTATTATCAACATAAACCTTATTTCATGTTACTTTCTTTGAAGTTTTGTTTTTGAAGTCAGAGCCCAACAAAAAATTATTATCTTTTTTGCAAAGCTACCTTTTAAAAAATGTTATAAATAAGAATCTCTCTACCCAAACTCGTCTACTAATCGACatctttaatttattaaagACATACAAAAGACAGTTAAATTCACGGAACTTCCTAGATCTAGCTCGTTATTACATATGCATTTGAATGATACAAAACCAGTCTTCCTATAAGAAACAAAACTCATTTTTTGTATACGTTGTATACCAAGAAGAACACCTCAAACCAATAAGAATCATCCGATATGTCCGATcgaatcatcaaataggcatcCAAACCCTCAAGATTTGCAAACCTATTCCAGAACATACAAATCTAAGCCAAAAAGAAAACTGAAGAAGAtttcaagaaaagaaagaagatGTTATCCAGAGCTTTGAACCCTAAACATAAAAGAAGCCCTCAAGCCGGAGAATGTAGCCTCCCGTCCACGTTTTCTGTTTATGGGTACGAAGAGTTCGGGTTAGGTTACATGGATGACGTCCCATTAACCTCGTTCGAAGGATTCGACATTGCCTACAGTTGTAACTCTGTTAGCAAGAAGTTTAGTTGCAATAATACTAAAAACGGTAATAGTTCGGAGTCGATGCAGATGACACTTAGGCAGGTTTTGAGGGCTTCGGTTGGGGTTATGGGGGAAAGCCCATTAGCCATGACTGAAAAAGTAGTTCTCTCAGGAGGGATTATTTGTGCAGTGAAAAGGTTTAGGAGAGTTGTGATAAGAAAGAGTGAGTTCGGGAGGAGGATCGAAAGGGTGGCACAGATTGGGAATCAGTGTCAATATTTGGTGCCTGTTTCAGCTTATTTGTACGCAAAGAGGATCAAATTTGTGGTTTGTAGCTATTATCCTATGGGGAGTCTCGCTGATTTGCTTGCTGGTAAGATTTTAGCATATAGATACATATGTAGTTTATTAATGACTTTTTAGATGCCTCATAAtaattaaggcaaaaacttttgtgagacggtctcacgggtcgtatctgtgagacgagtctcttatttgggtcactcattaaaaagtattactttttatgctaagagtattactttttattgtgaatataggtaggattgacccgtctcacagattttgatccgtgaaacggtctcacatgagacccactccataattaattcaagattttttttatcttgaCAATATTTTTCGTCTAAAATAACTCTCATCAGATATCTTCTATGTCTTGAATCAATTGAAAAACTTTTATTCAAATCttcttaaaaataattttaattagaTTTTGTGTTATTTCTCTCCATGGTTTCTTAAAATCAAATCTCCAACTAGACTTAACTCTTAAATCTAATGTTATTTTCTTAAGAAGGCTGGAAGCTATGATGCATTTAATACATGGCATTTTATCGATGATAAATATTCTGAAAATTAGTTTGATATCGATGCGTGCAtcccaaaatattttcttgattaGGAGCAAGGGAACAAGGCCAAACTGCCCTACAATGGAAGCATCGCCTCAAGATAATCCAATGCATTGCAAAATCAATTGGATACATCCACTCACAAAACCATCCGAGAGAAAAACACTTGCAAGTAAACGTCCACGGCGACATCAAGTCCTCCAATGTCATGGTCGACATCGACTTCACCGCCCATCTATCGAACTACGGTTTCGTCCAACTGGCAGAGAATGTCATGAACATCGACGACCCGGAGCAGACAGTGTCTCTGTCCCCACAACCAGAGCAGCTGTACACAGAAATGATGTCGCGGGAAAGCGATATACATAACTTTGGGGTTGTGCTGATGGATATCCTTGGATGGCCCAACAAGGTTTCATCGATGGAAGAATTTAGGAACAACTACTTTGAATTCTGCGTAGAGGGAAGAGATCTAAAGCAAGCAATCAAGCTTTACGAAATCGCCTTGGGATGTACAAATAGTGTGGCGGATGCCAGGCCTACTATACAACATATCCTTTCATGTCTAGAAGATACATATTATATAGTTTGAAGTAGTTATCATAAATACACTAATGCATGTAGAATTTTTAGTAACACTCGTGTAAAATTTTTGTGTTTGTTGAACACCAAGAACATATGTGTTCCATCTCAAATATCGTTGGATAAatgaagagaaaagaagagTGAAGAGAGGTGAATGAAAAAGGAAATGAGACTTGTCCCACATTAAAAAAATAGCAAAGATTAGTCTATGTTGTAAGCTCTAAGTGTGAGCTAAGAGTTTGTGCTACAAGGAGTACTAGAAGTTTTTAGAAGGAGAAGATGCTGATAGGTTGTGTCTCGGTAAAACACACATGCGCGCGGCCGGCTTGTGCGGTGCGGTGCGATCTTTGACCGATATTAATGTTtttggactaaatttatttgtaaattttgTTAACACTATCACCCGCACTTGTGCGAACCACTACAGTGAGCACAAGCTATCTTCCGAACAGAACTAGGCGCGCGGGTGCACGTTTTCTCGTGCGGATGCGCGCCAACTGTTGGAACCATGTGCCTACGGTGCACGTCTTCTCGCACAAgattttttagtattttattgtttaattattcacatataaactcatataaataaaattatccaACAATAACTCATGAAAACTACCTCAATGGACGTGAAAGTAGAAAATGATATAAATGCTTGACCATTaatcaaaaattcgatttttcaaTCAAAATTTTTCGAACTAACTTATCACACAGTATTACTCAATGGAATTTAGTTTATTAACGATTTAAAAGCTGACATTGGTTCGGGATTTAATAAAGAAAATAGGAAAAAAATTTCCGTGTGGAGACAGACAATTTGTGTACAATGAACCAATTAGCAAGTGACAGGTTTCGATATGAGTACGCACCTTCATCTGTCCCCCATTTTCAGTTTTTACACGGCTTGCTGGTTTGACACGTGGAATCACAACAGGTACGTACGACGAAATCAAAGTTCCAAAGGTGACAACGACTGGGCGAAACTCATTGGCTattataaacattttttttattattaaaaaatatacaattcaatatctatatttcttataattttatttattttttcctgacaacgtcaaaatttttttatatcatattaaataacaataaaatgagaatttttttatatataaatcgtGTTTctgataatttaattaatttgtacGAAATAgcaaataaattcaaatatatgTGATGGAGAGAATAATAAGTAATATAGTTACAAAAATTAAcaaatgttgaaaataaaattaaatatgaattattttgcaataattttaaattattgagATCATAGTAATCTAATTATaatcataaaattaaattatgtta from the Primulina eburnea isolate SZY01 chromosome 3, ASM2296580v1, whole genome shotgun sequence genome contains:
- the LOC140825138 gene encoding probable polygalacturonase isoform X2, encoding MHQHPLVVSILLSFGVVISLLTNCSRLVNAEWVTCSGIVPIRYRSDVISIEDFGGVGDGVTLNTKAFQEAIYRIQHLRRPGGSLLYVPAGEFLTGPFNLTSHMTLFLARNAVIKATTDTDQWPLINPLPSYGRGRELPGGRYMSFIHGDGLHDVIITGENGTIDGQGEVWWNMWRQRTLQFTRPNLVELVNSKSITISNVIFKNSPFWNIHPVYCSYVVVQYVTILAPADSPNTDGIDPDSSSHVCIEDSYISTGDDLVAVKSGWDEYGIAYNRPSQGITIRRVTGSSPFAGIAVGSETSGGVQDVLAEHISLFNMGVGIHLKTNVGRGGIIRNITFSNIYIENARKGIKISGDVGDHPDENYNPNALPTLKDITIKDVWGEKVLQPGLIHGLKNAPFTGICLSNIDLRGSPGSRNLPWQCSDVSGAAVEVSPWPCSELTSSQQLGACSSSF
- the LOC140825138 gene encoding probable polygalacturonase isoform X1, which translates into the protein MGLFVFIWSNHFGRSLFGVLSLFAKNTGNIIKNQFKMHQHPLVVSILLSFGVVISLLTNCSRLVNAEWVTCSGIVPIRYRSDVISIEDFGGVGDGVTLNTKAFQEAIYRIQHLRRPGGSLLYVPAGEFLTGPFNLTSHMTLFLARNAVIKATTDTDQWPLINPLPSYGRGRELPGGRYMSFIHGDGLHDVIITGENGTIDGQGEVWWNMWRQRTLQFTRPNLVELVNSKSITISNVIFKNSPFWNIHPVYCSYVVVQYVTILAPADSPNTDGIDPDSSSHVCIEDSYISTGDDLVAVKSGWDEYGIAYNRPSQGITIRRVTGSSPFAGIAVGSETSGGVQDVLAEHISLFNMGVGIHLKTNVGRGGIIRNITFSNIYIENARKGIKISGDVGDHPDENYNPNALPTLKDITIKDVWGEKVLQPGLIHGLKNAPFTGICLSNIDLRGSPGSRNLPWQCSDVSGAAVEVSPWPCSELTSSQQLGACSSSF
- the LOC140827969 gene encoding probable inactive receptor kinase At5g58300, whose amino-acid sequence is MLSRALNPKHKRSPQAGECSLPSTFSVYGYEEFGLGYMDDVPLTSFEGFDIAYSCNSVSKKFSCNNTKNGNSSESMQMTLRQVLRASVGVMGESPLAMTEKVVLSGGIICAVKRFRRVVIRKSEFGRRIERVAQIGNQCQYLVPVSAYLYAKRIKFVVCSYYPMGSLADLLAGAREQGQTALQWKHRLKIIQCIAKSIGYIHSQNHPREKHLQVNVHGDIKSSNVMVDIDFTAHLSNYGFVQLAENVMNIDDPEQTVSLSPQPEQLYTEMMSRESDIHNFGVVLMDILGWPNKVSSMEEFRNNYFEFCVEGRDLKQAIKLYEIALGCTNSVADARPTIQHILSCLEDTYYIV